The segment gaatttagttttttttccgtAAGGAGTCCTTCCAGAAATTACAGTTTCTAGAAAATTTTATTTGCAGCCATAAACTATCAGTTGTGAAGCAACCAGTTTATGGTGTAGCCCACCTATGCCCACAGTCTACTGGGCTAGGCTCCATGAACAGTATAAGCAGTATAAAAATGATGCACTTAATTGAAtggtcttcttttcttcttgctTCTATAGTACAGTGTCTAGAAATGAGCACAAAAAGGAAGCTGATTGGCCGGCTAGTGCCATGCCGTTGTTTTCGTGGGGAAGAGGAAGTGATCTCAGTGTTGGACTACTCTCACTGCAGCCTGCAGCAGGTCCCTAAAGAAATCTTCAGCTTTGAGAGAACTCTGGAGGAGCTCTACCTGGATGCCAACCAGATTGAGGAACTACCCAAGGTAAAGCTGAAGTCCAACATGTCTGGTGGATTGGATTTCTGACTTTGAAATGAGCTTTTCAATTTCACCTTGTAGTTTGGAGactccatttattttatttatttatttatatctatTTAATATTTAACTAACCTAGTGTTCAGTTCTTCAACTCTTAGCGGCTTTTCACACTAGCACCCTTGGGCAAACTAGCAGTCCTTGGGCAAactgtttttccccccttggTGTGTCTTGTTTAGTCTGGTGTTTTGTTCGTCCGGTTCCAAACAAACTGACGTGGTTTAATTGTGGTGAAGAAGCAATTCGACCTCAGTCTGATCGAATGGGCAATTGATTGAAATGTTATAAATTTAACTCCCACTGATTACCAGAACATATCTTGAGTTTAGCATGCATGGAattaacatcaatgctaaactCTGTagcagcacattttttttagtaGGATAATAATTTGCTCAAGACGCCTCCTTAACTTACCCTCATCTATTCGACTATGGCCAGGTAGATTGTCCAGATAATtaagtcattattattttattatcttcATGTTCCATGTTTTGGTTATTAATACTGTTTCTTAAGTGCGTAAGCCAAATCTTCTTCCTGTTTACATTCTTTTGCCGGCTGTTGACCTATATTGCCACTTTTCCACAGCAAAATTCCGACTCTGTTTACCTCTATGGTTGGTTTTCCACTTAAAATAATAGAGTGGAAAAGAGAGAAACCCATACacgtctttttattttttatttttttttgtatatatgacCTCGTAGTATCCTGAAGTATATAGTGTTTTCCAATAGAAAAGTGTCATCGCTAGTTGAGCAGTGTCAGGCCAATGGTACCGTGCAGTGGGCATAACACATTTTTGAGTCAGACCATAGAGAGTAAATTACTGGCATGAAAGCATCCTAATAGTCAAATGATGAGTTATAAAAAGAGAGTTTAATAGAAACTTGACTCAGGTGGTATAGTGGTCATATTTCAAACCTTAAGGTCGTGGTTTTAAGATCCAGCCCTGCCAAAGTATCTTGAACCCTGGTTTGGTTCTGGTACTGCATCATCAgtagggataggctccagcacgcccgcgactctagtgtggataagcggtacggaaaattaatgaaatattgtgttttacatcaatacttaactatccatccatccatccattttctgagccgcttctcctctctagggtcgcgggcgtgctggagcctatcccagctgtcatcgggcaggaggcagggtacaccctgaactggttgaatACTTAACTatcttaataataaataatgtgcctcaggatgaaaaagcaaagcttgtgaccataaTGTACACAAGGTAGATCCCTCGCTCAGTATGTTCAATTGAATGGAGCCAGCGAAACTCTTTCAAAATATCCAAACTTTCGCTTTAATTCTCACCAACATCCTTTCTCTTTAGAAAACCTTTCAACCAAtcttttaagaaatgtgataaagtatagtatactttatatacagcatcaaactcCTATACAGGCTGGCTGTTCAGGGCATCCATGTATACAATCGCTCAATGTGCTGGGAGGCATCTGCAACtcttgtaccctgcctcctgcccgatgatagctcggataggctacagcacgcccgcgacccgagtgaggcgaagcggctcagaaaatggattgatggataaataataataatttaaaataactgTTCAATAAGTTCAAATACAAAGggctaaaaaaatgcatttacagaGTGTAATCATGAAATGCAATCCAAAAGAAACAATTACAGTTTATACAGAAAAGGCAGTCACATTAGGATCCAAGCACCAACTTgtcatttgaaatatttgtcaATATAGTGCATTGTCAAGGACAGGTACCGCTCCATTTTTCTGCTTAAGTTCAGTCATGCTTGCATAGAACTCGACAGCTGTGATTTCCCTTTTTATTTCACCCCGATATTTTTCATGAAGTTCTGCCCAGCCGTGAACACTAATAAAAcgaagtgcagtgtgaaaaggccttaaacTATGCATTCACCCCCTGGTAATtggcggacgactggttgaGAAAGTGCTCGATTAGATATGCAGCAGAACCACCAAAAGTAAAAATTGCTGGTGATcaggttaatttaatcatggGAGCCAAAATCATGATCACtattaaaattcaatttattGTGCAGCCCGACGaaatgtgcttgcttcaagatgtttatttgtcactccgccttggagtttactgtaaaaaaacacTCAACGTCTGCTACCTTAATGCTCACATACAATAATGCGAAAACCCATAGACATtctaatattaaatatatttattataaaatataaagtatattcatattgaacatttcaaTAATTGATGATTTTTACTTGTAAATGTGTCTTGCACTATGTATAGTCACCGTCAACGGACACATGGGTTTTCTTGGCCGCATTCAGCTGCACTGTGATTGTATCCTGTTGTCCCTGTGACGTCCAGCAAAACTGTTATTTGCACAGTAATGTGGTGGAAAAAAACCATTGCAAGTTCCATCCAACATCCATCCAAgagaattgcattttttttcacatccaAGAAACCATTCAACTGACTCATATACACGATCACAGTTGAGGCAAGGAAacagtttttactttgtcacatTGCAGTAAATGAGCCAACAGGCACCAtgaccttccatccatccattttctgagccgcttctcctcactagggtcgcgggcgtgctggagcctatcccagctgtcatcgggcaggaggcggggtacaccctgaactggttgccagccaatcgcagggcacataggaacaaacaaccattcgcactcacagtcatgcctacgggcaatttagagtctccaattcatgcatgtttttgggatgtgggaggaaaccggagtgcccggagaaaacccacgcaggcacggggagaacatgcaaactccacacatgcggggacggggattgaacccgggtcctcagaactgtgaggctgacgctctaaccaatcggccaccgtgccgcggcaCCATGACCTGAACTACAAAATTTTTTAGAATGCCAGTCTACATGCACTTTCCGAGATCTTTCGTATTTGTCTAAAATGGTATGTACATAATGTTTATATGCAAATTTGGACGTGCCCACCGATTTCATGCTTTGTCATAAAGTCTGACTATTAcaaatgtgtacagtatatgctaaCAATCAGGCATGCATGATTGTTTCTTACATTCTGTATATTTTGGAAATGGGAGTTTAACAGTCTTTTAGTAATgttggcatttattttttatttttttttgtcctcatggTTGAGCGAAATAATTTTCAGTGTGGACTGCTGATTGGTTTTGCGATCTGCACAATGAGTGATCAGGGAGTTGTCCTGAAGTGTACAATACCAACTGTAATGGCAGTGATATTTTAAAACATCAGAAGGTGCATGCCTAAAGTTTAGTTGATCTTTTTGTGTCATTGTAGTAAATTTTGGGGATAgggtttaaaatatattaatataaatttaatttataatatataatatacatatatatatatatatatattaatattattccTTGTTATTCTCCCTCTTTCTATAGCAACTCTTCAGCTGCCAGGCCTTGAAGAAGCTGAGCATGCCTGATAACGACCTCTCCAACCTTCCAACCACAATTGCCAGCCTGGTTAACCTCAAAGAGCTTGACATAAgtaaaaatggtaaaacactttttttcaaaacaaaacaaaacaaacaaaaaaaaaactctaaagcCACTGGAATAGATGATGATGTTAGTACCTGAGTTACAATATGTGGTCCATTTAGATGAAAATAACAGCTTCATAATTGTCTTGAAGGCAACTGGCTTGTATTAAAGTCTATGTGAAGTGAAAaaagtcttctaaatttgacacatcacagagacgagtgttgttaacaacccaaAACAAAGTATTTAAAATGAGGCTTGAAAATGGTGGAAAATCTCGCCATTCTGTCAtctctcaaacgctgtgggtgtgtccactgaatgcgctgaaaccaagcttcgctcaactgtcaatcaaataacaCATATcattcttatgcctacacatccctacATATTTGAGCTGCGAAAACACATCCACTTCATCCCTCTGGTGGCTGCAATATATCTCACAGGGTCATCGCAGGGCTTTCAACAGTCATTTTAAATGCATGTgagctttcacacacaaaaaaaactgtttctgGCTTTCCCAGATGGACAGCGGCTGCCGCAACAGCACCAGAACCAAGCCGTCATCAATACAGTACATAGATATAGTGCAGTAAAAAACAATTGGTCCCCTACTCAAATacttatattttttgcatagtttacccactttaatgtttaagtcaagtgtatttgtatagcccttaatcacaaaaaaagtcttaaaggCCTTCataggcccacagttgacaaagactGATAATgtcccctgatctaaatccccaattgggcaagggaaaaaaaaaaacatttggtgagaaaagaagaaaccttgagaagggacatttatcacatagtatggtgctgtacaatgttaattAAGGGGCATAAGAGTCCATAAGAGATGAAGCACCGCAGGTACATGCATTCAGGAAAGTGGTTCTGCCTCAAGACCTGGGCCCTCATTTATCAAAGAGTGGGTAAAACAGGTTCTAAGTTTGTTCGTACGTCTGACATTTAATATGTGTAAGTCCAAAAAAATCAGCATTTATCAAATGTAGTGGCACCTGTCGCACGCACACCAGTAAGTAATGTCTGTTGATAAATCCATCCAGTTCTAATCTGCCACGCTCGCACACGCTGAGCCTCATTTGCATAGAGAACATCAAACACAAATCAGATTTTCCtagtaaaaatgaaataaactaatgaagtttttaaatggtgattttatttattcaggaaAAATATATTCGacgctacctggccctgtgtgaaaaagtaatgcccccctTGTTAAGTCATTAATTAACTGTGGTTAATCACATTTTTTCGTTCATTTCAAAttaccacacccaagcctgattgcTTCCAGACCAGTTGAGTcaagaaatcatttaagtagaacctgtttgacaaaatgaagttgaccaaaagatctcaaaatgctgcaacaaaatgccagaatccaaagaaattcaagaacagatgagagataaagtaattgacatctgtcagtctagaaagggttacaaagccatttgtaACATTTAAGATTCCAGGGAACCACgatgagagccattatcctcaaatggagaaaacatggaacagtggtgaaccttctcaGGAGTGGCCGGCGTACAAAAGTttccccaagagcacagcgacaccacatccaggaggccacaaaggaactcagcacaacatctaaagaactgcaggcctcagttaaggtcagtgttcatgacttaACAATAAGGAAGAAACTGGGCagaaatggcatccatggcaaagTTCCAAggagaaaaccactgctgatcaaaaagaacataaaggttTGCAATAAACACATCTGAataattcccaagacttttgggagaatattctatggactgatgagacgaaagttgaactttttggaaggtgtgcgtcttgttacatctggcataaatttAACAGAGCATTTGAGAAATAACATCATACCATCAGccaaatatggtggtggtagtgtgaggGTCTGGGGCTGCTCTCTTCTTCAGGaactggacgacttgctgtgattgatgaaaccatgaattctgctctttaccagaaaatgttGAAGGAGAATGATCAGCCATCAGTTCATAACCTGAAGCGCACTTggtttctgcagcaggacaacgatccataacacaccaccaggtcaacttctgaatggcttaaaaaaaaaaaagaatccttaAAAAGTccattcatgctcgaaaaaCCCTCTATTGTTGCttcattaaaacaattatttaagcaagggtgggccaaaatatctccacggaGATGTGAAAGCCTCATTGCCAGTTTTTGAAATCTTTATTTCCGTTGTTGTGCTGcaggtggcccaaccagttatgaGGTTTAGAGGGctgttactttttcacacagggccaggtagccttgaatcatttttttccccttagtaaacaaaatcaccatttaaaaactgtaatttatgtttattttggttATCCTTGACTAatacttacatttgtttgatgatcttaaacattaaagtgtggaaactatgaatttgagaaggggccccCCATTTTTTCATATCTATATTTATCTATCCATCTTTCTTGTATCTATCTTAATCTGCATAGCCCTTCTTGTGTCTATCCGCTTCTTCCGTCTTCCAATTGCACCATGTTGTTgtggttaaaaacaaatacagtagagTGTATTGCATGTGGAGACATGGCAAGGCACTAAGGATCCTAGGTGAGTAAAGACAACCTGTGGGAGCCATCCACACCAAAAGGTGCCACAGCCCGTAGCCACAGAGGATGCTACTACAGAAACCATCATGACCGGGGTACACCGTTGGGGGCCTCCCCACATTGTGCAGAGGCCCCCCCGGTCCGAGGAAACTGCAGTACGAACACACTACCCAGCATAGAGGCTCCCATGAAGAGACACagaagttaaatttaaaaagactacaatgatttgcaaatcatgttaaatctatatttaattgaatacactacaaagacaagatattctcATAAACtcataaacgttattgtttttagcaaataatcattaactttgaattttatggctgcaacacgttcctaaaaaagctgggacaggtggcaaaaaagattgagaacttgaggaatgctcatcaaacacctgttcggaacatcccacaggtgaaggctaattgggaacaggtgggtgccatgattgggtataaaaggagcttccctgaattgctcagtcattcacaagcaaagatggggcgagattcatctctttgtgaacaagtgcgtgagaaaagagtagaacagtttaaggacaatgttcctcaacgtacaattgcaaggaatttagggatttcatcatctacgttccataatatcatcaaaaggttccaagaatctggagaaatcactgcatgtaagtggcaaggccgaaaaccaacattgaatgcccgtgaccttcgatccctcaggcggcactgcatcaaaaaccgacatcaatgtgaaaaggatatcaccacatgggctcaggaacacttcagaaaaccaatgtcagtaaatacacttcggcgctacatccgtaagtgcaacttgaaactctactatgcaaagcaaaagccatttatcaacaacacccagaaacgccgccggcttctctggccccgagctcatctaagatggactgatgcaaagtggaaaagtgttctgtggtccgacgagtccacatttcaaattgttttgggaaattgtggacgtcatgtcctttgggccaaagaggaaaagaaccatccatactgttatggatgcaaagttcaaaagccagcatctgtgaaggtatggggctgtgttagtgccaatggcatgggtaacttacacatctgtgaaggcaccattaatgctgaacggtacatacaggttttggagaaacgtatgctgccatccaagcaacgtctttttcatggacacccctgcttatttcagcaagacaatgccaaaccacattctgcacgtgttacaacagcgtggctttgtagtaaaagagtgcgggtactagactggccggcctgcagtccagacctgtctcccattgaaaacgtgtggcgcattatgaagcgtaaaatacgacaacggagaccccggactgttgaacagctgaagctgtacatcaagctgtacgaagcttcaacaattagagtcctcatttcccaaacatttattgaatgttcttaaaagaaaaggtgatgtaacacagtggtaaacatgaccctgtcccagcttttttggaatgtgttgcagccataaaattcaaagttaatgattatttgctaaatacagcaaagtttatcagtttgagcgTTAAatcatatcttgtctttatagtgtattcaattaaatataggttgaacatgatttgcaaatcattgtattctgtttttacttatgtttaacacaacgtcccaacttcattggaattggggttgtaataggatagatgaaaaaaataaataaataaataaataattgtctcaatgatagctgggataggctctagcacgcccgcgacccttgtgaggatgaaccggtacagaaaatggatggatggatgaaatgaatTGCACCACTTAACCACTGATGCAAATGAAGGTGGTCACATTTTTATATACTAGGAGAAGGGTGCCTCATGCTGGGGCCCAAGTGCTTCACTGGGCCCCATTTTAGCCACGGCCAAAAAGTCAGGagaactgaaatggtgaaaatcaGTTAAACGCTGTATCGCCACAATTCGGGACTACAtatcgtattttcacgaccataaggcgcactgcaTTAAAAGGCGGAGTCTCAGTTACggagtctatttctgtatttaacacatacataaggcacaccgtactattgggcgcaggcatggtaaaacatacgctagcttaaaacatacagtagcatgcatgcacgctaaaacaacgTTTTTATCTAATGCCATCCATTAAATAAAGAAAGCGTGACAAGGTACACTGaaactatttttaaagaaacacaAACTGTTTTTGATACGCTGTAGTGTTTAaagagctttttttcccctttcgcATTCTACTCTCATCGATTGCGTTCAAACTGACAATCCTCTGTTGACCAAAAGATCTACACAAGTGATCGGTGCGCCAATGAAAGGGTGCCGACAACTTGGCCAGTGTGATTAGGATATTTTGGGTCccttttaaaattgaaaaacacaaaaatgtgcacCATActaaactgaactgtactgcttAGTGGAAACTgcggcatttatttatttatttatttatttataccaCAGTGGCTTGAAAACAAATTCCACTTCTCCACTGCTGGAGCAGCCCAGGAGCAAAAGACACAATTATTTCTTTCCTCAGCTTTAAAGATCTTGATCATCTCTACTGCCATAACAATCTTATTAAGAAGACAGAGGAATTAGAAAAGAAGGACTTGGGAAACAACATCAGCATTTCGATTTTTCTCATAGAGCCACAGTAATTAACCACTGTGCAATTAAATCTTGTAATCACAGTAATTTTACAACTTTCAAACAATCACATTTCAGAGTTGATAAAACCTTATCTTAATGTC is part of the Phyllopteryx taeniolatus isolate TA_2022b chromosome 7, UOR_Ptae_1.2, whole genome shotgun sequence genome and harbors:
- the lrrc7 gene encoding leucine-rich repeat-containing protein 7 isoform X13, yielding MDNYSTLQLQCLEMSTKRKLIGRLVPCRCFRGEEEVISVLDYSHCSLQQVPKEIFSFERTLEELYLDANQIEELPKQLFSCQALKKLSMPDNDLSNLPTTIASLVNLKELDISKNGIQEFPDNIKCCKGLSVVEASVNPITKLPDGFTQLLNLTQLFLNDAFMEYLPANFGRLSKLRILELRENHLKTMPNRRCWSRSTT